In Phragmites australis chromosome 16, lpPhrAust1.1, whole genome shotgun sequence, one DNA window encodes the following:
- the LOC133895692 gene encoding lysine-specific demethylase JMJ30-like isoform X9, protein MATGGEKRAALLRQITEEGGFAFVASAEKAATGDLQAAEAAREMAWEQLHSAPRSEVGAAWRDAYALACLHVAGIRAAGGVDDDRLAALRALDMGLIMGGGLLRAELEDTIARVVANRGGRDGEGEAGGDVERWKEGLAGHRDLADVLKLLPVKSLSCKQIERRSCISLEAFIRDYFLYESPVILSGCIDHWPARTKWKDIKYLESIAGDRTVPVEVGKHYVCTEWKQEFITFSQFLERMWSNDSANLTYLAQHPLFDQIKELREDITVPEYCYAGGGELQSLNAWFGPHGTVTPLHHDTHHNLFAQVLGRKYFRLYPASVSGDLYPHTETMISNTSQILTTLMKRSSQGQEILNSWTAYWRKETCFTFHQNGGIT, encoded by the exons ATGGCCACCGGCGGGGAGAAGCGAGCGGCGCTGCTGCGCCAGATAACGGAGGAGGGCGGCTTCGCGTTCGTGGCCTCCGCGGAGAAGGCGGCCACGGGGGACCTccaggcggcggaggcggcgcgggAGATGGCGTGGGAGCAGCTGCACTCGGCGCCCCGGAGCGAGGTGGGTGCCGCGTGGCGGGACGCCTACGCGCTCGCCTGCCTCCACGTGGCGGGCATCCGCGCCGCCGGCGGCGTCGACGACGACCGACTCGCCGCGCTACGGGCGCTCGACATGGGGCTCATCATGGGCGGGGGGCTCCTCCGCGCGGAGCTCGAAGACACCATCGCGCGGGTCGTTGCGAACCGCGGCGgccgcgatggggagggggaagCCGGCGGGGATGTGGAGAGGTGGAAGGAAGGGCTCGCTGGGCACCGAGACCTTGCCGAT GTGCTCAAACTTCTGCCAGTGAAGTCCCTATCTTGTAAGCAAATTGAGAGACGATCATGCATTTCTTTGGAGGCATTTATACGTGATTACTTTTTATATGAGTCCCCTGTTATACTCAGTGGCTGCATTGATCATTGGCCTGCAAGGACAAAGTGGAAGGACATAAAATACCTAGAGAGCATAGCTGGAGATCGGACTGTTCCTGTTGAG GTTGGAAAACATTATGTGTGTACTGAGTGGAAACAGGAGTTTATTACATTTTCTCAATTTCTTGAGAGGATGTGGTCGAATGATTCTGCAAACTTGACATATCTAGCTCAGCATCCATTGTTTGACCAG ATAAAGGAGCTCCGTGAAGACATAACAGTTCCTGAGTACTGTTATGCAGGTGGTGGGGAACTCCAGTCGCTTAATGCTTGGTTTGGCCCTCATGGGACAGTAACCCCGTTGCATCATGACACACATCACAACCTTTTTGCTCAG GTTTTGGGCAGGAAATATTTTAGACTCTATCCTGCTTCCGTATCTGGGGACTTGTACCCTCACACAGAAACCATGATAAGCAATACTAGCCAG ATCTTGACAACATTGATGAAAAGGAGTTCCCAAGGGCAGGAGATCTTGAATTCATGGACGGCATATTGGAGGAAGGAGACCTGCTTTACATTCCACCAAAATGGTGGCATTAC ATGA
- the LOC133895692 gene encoding lysine-specific demethylase JMJ30-like isoform X10, which yields MATGGEKRAALLRQITEEGGFAFVASAEKAATGDLQAAEAAREMAWEQLHSAPRSEVGAAWRDAYALACLHVAGIRAAGGVDDDRLAALRALDMGLIMGGGLLRAELEDTIARVVANRGGRDGEGEAGGDVERWKEGLAGHRDLADVLKLLPVKSLSCKQIERRSCISLEAFIRDYFLYESPVILSGCIDHWPARTKWKDIKYLESIAGDRTVPVEVGKHYVCTEWKQEFITFSQFLERMWSNDSANLTYLAQHPLFDQIKELREDITVPEYCYAGGGELQSLNAWFGPHGTVTPLHHDTHHNLFAQVDLDNIDEKEFPRAGDLEFMDGILEEGDLLYIPPKWWHYVRSLSISFSVSFWWRTPQLPSESS from the exons ATGGCCACCGGCGGGGAGAAGCGAGCGGCGCTGCTGCGCCAGATAACGGAGGAGGGCGGCTTCGCGTTCGTGGCCTCCGCGGAGAAGGCGGCCACGGGGGACCTccaggcggcggaggcggcgcgggAGATGGCGTGGGAGCAGCTGCACTCGGCGCCCCGGAGCGAGGTGGGTGCCGCGTGGCGGGACGCCTACGCGCTCGCCTGCCTCCACGTGGCGGGCATCCGCGCCGCCGGCGGCGTCGACGACGACCGACTCGCCGCGCTACGGGCGCTCGACATGGGGCTCATCATGGGCGGGGGGCTCCTCCGCGCGGAGCTCGAAGACACCATCGCGCGGGTCGTTGCGAACCGCGGCGgccgcgatggggagggggaagCCGGCGGGGATGTGGAGAGGTGGAAGGAAGGGCTCGCTGGGCACCGAGACCTTGCCGAT GTGCTCAAACTTCTGCCAGTGAAGTCCCTATCTTGTAAGCAAATTGAGAGACGATCATGCATTTCTTTGGAGGCATTTATACGTGATTACTTTTTATATGAGTCCCCTGTTATACTCAGTGGCTGCATTGATCATTGGCCTGCAAGGACAAAGTGGAAGGACATAAAATACCTAGAGAGCATAGCTGGAGATCGGACTGTTCCTGTTGAG GTTGGAAAACATTATGTGTGTACTGAGTGGAAACAGGAGTTTATTACATTTTCTCAATTTCTTGAGAGGATGTGGTCGAATGATTCTGCAAACTTGACATATCTAGCTCAGCATCCATTGTTTGACCAG ATAAAGGAGCTCCGTGAAGACATAACAGTTCCTGAGTACTGTTATGCAGGTGGTGGGGAACTCCAGTCGCTTAATGCTTGGTTTGGCCCTCATGGGACAGTAACCCCGTTGCATCATGACACACATCACAACCTTTTTGCTCAG GTAGATCTTGACAACATTGATGAAAAGGAGTTCCCAAGGGCAGGAGATCTTGAATTCATGGACGGCATATTGGAGGAAGGAGACCTGCTTTACATTCCACCAAAATGGTGGCATTACGTGAGATCTCTTTCTATTAGTTTTTCTGTTAGCTTTTGGTGGCGAACGCCACAACTTCCTTCGGAAAGTTCATAA